From a single Lolium rigidum isolate FL_2022 chromosome 7, APGP_CSIRO_Lrig_0.1, whole genome shotgun sequence genomic region:
- the LOC124671277 gene encoding transcription factor MYB93-like, whose amino-acid sequence MGRSPCCCHDAGVKKGPWTEEEDKALVEYIQRRGGHVGSWRGLPKASGLNRCGKSCRLRWTNYLRPDIKRGNFTDDEERLIISLHAALGNKWSTIATQLEGRTDNEIKNYWNTHIRKKLLRMGVDPVTHQQLPPDHIIDGASPSGTLLPESLLWAAAAAALGGGLDTAAIMQAQLLQQLLHAIGSNNNSTNLIANLAASNAMLNSGGGIVPNLVLQDQMNMLSIGANYLQPGYLCNISSLAGQDMVQQQQQQQLISSPAPGTSSSAGVEPADQHRDTAAGFASHDVSPAADRAPVEEFAGLLEPMMDMPGLCSLESDSFWNDILKDSYGF is encoded by the exons ATGGGGAGGTCGCCGTGCTGCTGCCATGACGCCGGAGTGAAGAAAGGGCcgtggacggaggaggaggacaagGCGCTGGTGGAGTACATCCAGAGGCGGGGCGGGCACGTCGGCAGCTGGCGCGGCCTGCCCAAGGCCTCCGGCCTCAATCGCTGCGGCAAGAGCTGCCGCCTCCGGTGGACCAACTACCTCCGCCCCGACATCAAGCGCGGCAACTTCACCGACGACGAGGAGCGCCTCATCATCAGCCTCCACGCCGCCCTCGGCAACAA GTGGTCGACGATTGCGACGCAGCTGGAGGGCCGGACGGACAACGAGATCAAGAACTACTGGAACACCCACATCCGGAAGAAGCTCCTGCGCATGGGCGTCGACCCCGTCACGCACCAGCAGCTACCGCCGGACCACATCATCGACGGCGCCTCCCCCTCCGGCACCCTCCTACCCGAGTCGCTCCTCTGggccgcggcggccgcggcccTCGGCGGCGGCCTGGACACGGCCGCCATCATGCAGGCGCAACTGCTACAGCAGCTGCTCCACGCCATCGGCTCCAACAACAACAGCACTAACCTCATCGCCAACCTTGCTGCATCAAACGCAATGCTCAACTCAGGCGGCGGCATCGTTCCGAACCTTGTGCTCCAGGACCAGATGAACATGTTGTCGATTGGCGCGAACTACCTGCAGCCGGGTTACCTCTGCAACATCTCGAGTCTTGCAGGACAAGACATGGtccagcagcaacagcagcagcagctaatCAGCTCTCCAGCTCCAGGAACAAGCTCCTCTGCAGGAGTTGAGCCGGCCGATCAGCACCGTGATACTGCCGCTGGATTCGCATCACATGATGTTTCCCCGGCGGCTGACAGGGCGCCAGTGGAGGAGTTCGCCGGCTTGCTGGAGCCCATGATGGACATGCCCGGTCTGTGCTCTCTGGAGAGTGACTCTTTCTGGAATGATATACTGAAGGACAGTTACGGTTTCTAG